The Lycium ferocissimum isolate CSIRO_LF1 chromosome 8, AGI_CSIRO_Lferr_CH_V1, whole genome shotgun sequence DNA segment ACCTCTTGGTAATACTACAACTGTTACACTGCTGGAATAATTATACAAGAAAGAATAACATAcaattttatgtgaatgatcaatatggatagTCTACCCTATGCGGGTTTTCCACTTCGTTCAGTTACATTAGGGCTTTATACAACTTTACCTTGGTGATTAAGTTCCGCTTTAGTTGGTGTGAAATGAGCGGATTCTGGGATAGGAGGTCTTGTCGGTATGGAACCTACCCTTCCGGAGTGAAGGATTGTCATCCTATAGCTCTTACATAGATGAGACTGATCACACCTGATTAGTGAGAAATTCTGACACTAATCATTTACGAGTGAGTATTACACCAAGAATTTACAAGCAAATCAAGGAATGAAGGGAGAGGAATtagaatagaaagaaagagaCAGATTTCGAATTAGAGTAGGGCACGCTAAGACATTCCTTTTCGTGCTTTCGATTTGCTTACTTTGaataaaaagagagaaaaaaaagaatagataGGCGGAAAGGCTTTACATAAGACCACAGAGCGAGAGAAAGAGCCTATATAGCCTTTCCTTCCGTTATATCCGCGGTTAATTCCGAACTACCGATGGGAGAAGGCTTGGACGTATAGCAAAATTCAATTAAATAAGAGGTATTGCATACggaatgtatatgaaatgaaAGGTTGGAAACAAGTGAGATGAGATGAGCCCTAGCCAATGGTTAAGACTTGAAAGCACCTTAGCAATTACCGCAAATGCCCCCTATCGACCTCGGTCTTGTTATTTGCTAGCTTGAGTTCATAACTTTACTATTTCTCATTAAACGTAGAATATCCCGACTTCGCTAGCCGAACGAAATGGACATATGAGGATCGATTACGAGAGCTTGACCGATCAGAccggaagaaaagaaagaaagttcaATCTCCGAAAGGCCTTCGCAGCCGAGCTTTAGGGTAATACTTTTTGTGGTCTTGCATGGAAAAGACAATATTCTACGCGACTTGATTTACCGGAATTTTTGCTTCAAAGAATGCTTTCAAGCTAGAATTTAAGCACGATAGCTTTATTTGACAATTAGTTGGAAGTTGGGTATGCCTATTCAACATAAACTAAGTCGGGTATGCCTATTCAACATAAACTAAGGCGCTAGGTAGATCGTAGATTGCCGGGTATGAATTCGATTCTAAGTCAGAGAATGCCCATGAATAGGGTCTTATTACGTAATCCGCGATTTTGAAAGTAGCCAGACAAACGGATCATTGCTAAGAGAGAGTAGGGGAATTTCTTTCTAATCGAGTGCTATCATCGTATTATAATGATAATTCCGACGTCGAGCAAACGGGACTACCAATCCTGTAGAGTGAATTAACCTTGTTCGCACTACCACCTTAGTTTACTAAACCTTGGGGAATTGGCTAGTTACCTTCACTCGCGTGGCGAACCTACCTACGTTTTGTCTTTTTCCTACGAGACCTTATAGTTTCCCAGCCTTTCTCCACCTACATGCCCCCGAAATCAGATTGACTTTTTTCTTGAGGAAAGTCCATCCGTTTTTGTTTTCGAATAAGACTAAGGTGTGAGCGAGGGTCTCTTTGTGGTGCTCTTTCACCATCTTCCTTTTGATTGGCCTATATCTTTGAATCCGGTCTTTTGCTATTCCCGACAGTCCTTAGTCCGTATCGGCTGTCGATCTATCTCATATTCGCAGAAGAAGGAACTTGCTTAATGCTATGCCGGAAGTGTAATTaagtaggagtaaggtctgcgtacactctatccttcccagaccccacgttgtgggattcatgttgttgttgttgatcaatATGGATAGTCATATAGTGATTGATTATCGGGTTAAAACGATTGGGTATTGTCTAAACTTATGAACTTAACATTACcactttattttgatatatttatcatgattgtatatatgtttgaagAGGCATGTCAAATCTAAAGTGAGTCATATGACCTCTTGCTAATATTGCAATTGTTACGTTGTCATACCTCTTGATAGTAGTGGACGATGTGAGAATGTTTTCCAGATCTCTTAGGTCCATCTATAAAAAAGCAATCATCTTGTTCTAGAGTCGAAAGTGTGCAAtatggtcttgaatttttgtgCTTGTTCAAGATTTAACATTGATTGTGCATGGAAATCTTCCACAAACATCTTCACATGTACATACATTTCTTCGATTGTTTCTCTATATTCTCAAGGAATATTTGGACACGATTGTTGATTGATTTTAGGTATATCACATGCATTTTTCAGCACTCTTATCCACACTCTTCAAAACATAATATTTTTTAGTGCGCTTTAGGGTTGAGCATTAGGGGGAGCTATGTATCCTTCTAAAGTCTTCTGACATATCGTAATATGTTTCCAAGAGTATTCTAACAACTGTTAgattatgatgaattgaataGTGTTGTTGCGtaaaaaacatataacatatttcTAATTAAGCTTGCATTGGTCATCTTCATAAGTTCGAGCGAATAAGTGACAATATGACCATCCACATTCAACATTCATAGAAGGATCTCCTATATTCTCTCATGTAAAACTAGTTACTCAAAATTTTGCTTAAAGAATAGTGATAGTATTTTACTACAATATGTATTTTCTGACATGGCGTATACGTGCAACACAGGTGCGGAGAAATTAGTTACTTttactaataaaaaaattaaacagtTTTAAGTATGCCTCTGCTCCAATTGATATGGATATCCAGTTTTAGATATTTAGAAATCTTGGCAGATTattcgattcaattcaactttCGTGATTAGTAAAGTTTGTAAAGCGGTTGCTTTTATTTATGAAACGGTCAACCAAACAATACATGTAAGCATATTCAATAACTTATAACGGAATAACCCATTTATGCTATAaccttttttttccatttgaaTCTGATACCCCTATAGTAATAATAAATCCGAGGGTGGCTCCAAAGCGGAATTGACCACTAGGTCTTGTTTGAAACTCCAGTAATTAATTTCTCCATTAGAGaatcatatttgattttttttttattcaattcaaCATTCGTGATTAATGAAGTTTGAAATCAGTTATTCTTATTTATGAAAAGGTCATCCGAGTAACATTTAAGCACTAAAGTATAAATGTATAACTCATTTACTGCTTTGATCTTTTCTTGACTCGAATCCTATGCCCTGATATAAATGGCATAGTCGAAGACGACTCCATAGCAAAATTGATCAATGAGGTTGTATATCCTGACTTGGTGCACGTGCGGAGAACTAGTTACTTcaactaataaaaaaattaaacaattttaAGTATGCTTTCCAATTTATATCAATACCCActtttagatatttaaaaatCATGGCAGATTattcgattcaattcaacttttgTGATTAATGAAGTTTGTAAACCTGTTGTTCCTATTTATGGTTTGTCAACGAAACAATATATGTAAGCTTCTCCAATAAATTATAACGGAAAAACTCATTTAATGctataatctttttttttttttaactcaaatcTGATACCCCTATAGTAATAATAAAGTCGAGGGTGGCTCCGAAGCGGAATTGGTCAGTAGGCCTTGGTCGAAACTCGAGTAAATTAGTTTCTCTATTAAAGAATCATAtttgagattttatttttttgattcaattcatcgttcgttgttaatgaagtttgaaaatcaattattcttaTTTATGAAAAGGTCATCTGAATAACATATAAGCATATccaataaattataaattggaAGTTTATTGTTTTATGTTTTGTGTGAGACTATTTCGTTTGTGTTGGATTTTGATAAATCATAAAATAGTCACTGGGACCCACCCAATGAccttgctttaaaaaaaattacagctTTGATCTTTTCTTGACTCGATCCTATACCCTTTTATAAATGGCATAGTCGAGAACGACTCGAAAGCAGGATTGATTAATGAGGTTGCATTTCCTGACTTGGCATGCACGTGCGACGCAAGTGCGGAGAAACTAGTTATTTCTACGAATAAAAAACTTAAACAATTTAAAGAATGCCTTCTGCTCCAATTAATATGAATATCCACTTTTAGACGTTTAAATTtcttaaaagcaaaaaaaaaaaaaaaaaaaaaaagaaaaagaagaaagacgTTTAAAATTCTTGGTAGATTATTCGATTcgatacaactttcatgattcaTGAAGTTTGAAAACGGTATATATGTAGGCATATCCAATAAATTATAACGGAATAACTCATTTAATGctataatctttttttttttttttaactcgaTTTAATACCCTATTGTAATAATAAGTCGAGGGTGACTCCAAAGCGAAATTGACCAAAAGCGAACCTCTAATCGACTTGGATATATAAAGAATTCTTGGTGTCGAGAGAGATTTGAGGTTCCGTAAGTAACTCAGTGAGTACCTTCTAAGAAGGgcttggaagaagaaaatgaaattggaACAACCCGCTGGTCGTAATAGATCGACTTTCATGCTAGTTCTTGCCCCAAAGATGGCGGAGGAGTAAAAAGCAACTTTCGATTCAAATTAGAGAAATGGCTTGGTCGAAACTCTAGTAATTAATCTCCTTTAGAGAATCATATTTGagacttcattttttttattattcaaTTCAACGTTCATGGTTtatgaaatttgaaaatcagtTATTCTTATTTACGAAAAGGTCATCCGAATAACATATAAGCATATTCGATAAAGTATAAATGCATAACTCATTTAATGCTTTGATCATTTATTTACTTGAATCCTATACCATATGTAAATGGCATAGTCAAGAACGACTCCAAAGCATAATTGATCAATGAGGTTGTATTTCCTGACTTTGCATGCTCGTGCAGCGCACGTGAGGAGAAACTAGTTACTtctactaattaaaaaaaatagagaatttTAAGTATGCCTTCTCCTCCAATTGATATGAATATCCACTCttagatatttaaaaattatggcagattatttgattcaattcaactttcGTGATTAATGAAGTTTGTACACCGGTTGTTCTAATTCATGAAACGGCAACAAAACAATATATGTAAGCATATCCAATATAATTATAACGGAATAGCTCATTTATTGCTATAatctttgtttttatttttttttacttgaatCTGATACCCCTATAGTAACAATAAAGTCGAGGGTGGTTCCAAAGCAGAATTGACAAACAAGACTTGGGTCGAAACTCCAGTAATTATCTTCTCCATTAGGGAATCatatttgagattttttttaaacccattcaACATTCGTGGTTaatgaaatttgaaaatcagttatttttatttatgaagAGATCATCCGAATAACATATAAGCATATCCAATAAAGTAGAAACATACAAGTCATTTACTGCTTGTGATCTTTTCTTGACTCAACTCCTATATCCTTATATAAATGGCATAGTCGAGAACAACTCCAAAGCAAAATTGATCAGTGAGGCTGGGTCGAAACTCCAGTAGGTAATTTCTCCCTTGTTATAGAACCATACTTGATCTTTTGATAATTTGAAAACCTATGAGTCAATTGACTCAGATtctagatatacatatattttttttttctattaatATGATTACTTTGATATTTTTTCTTTACTATTACTACAGTATATCTTAGTAACAGTAACAAATAACTTAGTGTTAAATATCAAATAACTTAAACTTGAGTATGAATTAGGACCTAAATTCtccaaatttttgaaattaacTTTActcataatataaaaaaagaaaaaacatataTTACTAGTATATGTTATACTATGTCTACAACCGGGTTTATCAAAAACGATCTACCCTATAACACAGGGATACGATCTGGTTACGTTGTACGCTCCTCATACCTCAATTATGAGATTACATtggatatgttttttttttttttttttctttttgttccatCCCAAAGGTCAGATATCACATCGAGTTAAAACTAATAGAATTCGCGCCTGGTAGGGCCTGTCCCGGGAAAGCGCtccttataatttttttattttttttttttttttttttttttttatcttgggCGAAACCTCTAATTAAGAGATGAGCAGTCTCATTTGCTGCACCGCATCCTCTGGTCAGTGAGTtgtatttaagaaatatttgaaaagtTATTGTAAATGGAATTCTTTTGAATACCAATGAAGTAAAAAtacaataaaagaaaagaaaaaaaggcccGCTACATTGCCCTCATTTTTTTGTCCTCTTTCTATCATTTCATAGAAACTATAGTCTTTATACCTCTCTTTAACACTCCCTTTAGCAAAATTTGTTCTTCTCTCTATGATTGGTAACTTTTAATTTCTCTTCAGTAAGTTACAAATCCAaggttttccctttttattttatatgtctCTTTATACATAGCATAAATTAGGtgtgtatttttttattcaCTTATAGACTGTACACTTACTTTATACAACTTGGGGTTTTTGAATCTTTTAAAGATTttgtgttttcttgaaattttatgTCTTTTTGAGTGTGGGGTTTTTTAGATCTTGATTAGTTACTGTTTATAGGTTATGCTTGCTATATTCTGAATCTCAAACTTGTTGTAATagatttgcttttcttttttttgtatgtttttaATTGAAATGTGTTCAAATAAAGCAAAATGGTTACATAAagatttagtgtttttttttgttttttttttttgggtttttttgatTGTGTAAAGTAAGATGggtaaataaaaattaatatagcTGACCCAACTAGTTTGTTTGTTGAAGTTTAGTTGATTGATTGAGtatttttactttgtttgacTTGTTGGTTGTTTGAAACTATTGCAGGTGAAATTTGTTGTATGAAAGTTGGCTTTTTTAGCTTTAGTTTTTCTCTGTACATAGCATAAATGGGGTGTGTGTTTTTTTATTCACTTAAAAATTGTACACTTACTGTTAACAACTTTGGGTTTTTGAATCCTTAAAAGATTttgtgttttcttgaatttttatgtatttttgagTGTGGTTTTTTTAGATCTTGGTTAGTTATTGTTTATAGGTTATGAATCTCAGATTTGTGaaagatttgtttttttttttttttgagtagttATGTTGGAGTGAAATGGTTGAGTAAAGTAGAATGGGTATATAAAGATTAATATAGCTGACCCAACTACTTGTTGTTGAAGTTTAGTTGATTTTTTGGTTGATATTCAGTTGTGTGGAGTATTTTGACTTTGTTTGACTTATTGTTTGTTTTAACACTTTTGCAGGTGAAATTTGTTGTATGAAAGTTGGATTTCTTACGTTTAGTTTCGTTCTGTTTGCTGTGGTGGGTTTGAATTTTTGAGTTTTGGGGTTAGTTTTTACTGGATGTGAACTTCAAAATCAGAACTTTGAAAGATTTTAGGGTTAGTGTTACGTTGCCCGTAGTTGTGATTGTTGGAATGCCGGGAAAGGAAGATGCCTCGGGTGGTGGGGCTGATGGTTCTCAGGACCCGTGCCAGCTGGCAAATGGTCGGAGAATGTACTGGCGGTCAGCATCATGGTCGTCTTCGAGGACTTCATTGCCTCCGCTTAACCCAGATATCGAAAAAGATGGGTTGGATCCAAATGGAAGTAGTAATTGTTCTCAGGGTAGGAGGCAGCCTTTAACCCCTAGGTCGAGTTTCAAGGCTAGGTCGTGTCTGCCACCGTTGCAGCCATTAGCAATTGCTCGTAGAAGTCTGGATGAGTGGCCGAGAGCAGGATCCGATGATATTGGAGAGTGGGGACCACTTCCTTCTACCCCCAGTAGTGAGAGGCTTAAGTTGGATTTGtcaaacatacataaaaatccacCAGAGACTAACGGTGGGCTTGTGAGAAGAGAAAAGATTGCTTTTTTCGATAAAAAGTGTTCGAAGGTGGCCGAGCATGTTTATCTAGGCGGGGATGCGGTTGCAAGAGATAAAGATATACTAAAGCAAAATGGAATTACACATGTTCTTAACTGTGTAGGGTTCGTATGCCCTGAGTATTTCAAGTCCGATTTCGTATACCGGACTTTGTGGTTGCAAGATAGCCCGTCGGAAGATATTACTAGCATTCTTTATGATGTTTTCGACTACTTTGAAGATGTCAGGGTGCAAAATGGACGAGTTTTCGTTCATTGCTGCCAAGGGGTTTCCCGGTCGACCTCGTTAGTTATTGCTTATCTTATGTGGAGAGAAGGACAAAGTTTCGACGATGCATTTGAGTATGTAAAGGCTGCGAGGGGTATTGCGGATCCCAATATGGGTTTCGCTTGTCAGTTGCTACAATGCCAAAAAAGGGTTCATGCTTTTCCTTTGAGCCCGAGTTCGTTATTAAGGATGTATAGAGTTGCGCCTCATTCGCCGTATGATCCCTTGCATCTCGTCCCGAAAATGTTAAACGATCCCTCTCCATCGGGATTAGATTCCAGAGGtgcatttattatacatataccTTCTGCGATATATGTTTGGATTGGTAAGAAATGTGAAGCAATGATGGAAAGAGACGCCAGAGGGGCTGTCTGCCAGATTGTTCGTTATGAGAAAGTGCAGGGCCCGATCATAACTGTTACGGAAGGTGAGGAACCTTTGTACTTCTGGGATGCCTTTTCCAATTTCCTTCCGTTGATGGACAAATTAAAGAACGGAAGGGACGTTGTTGAGTCGTCGAGTAAAGTTTGCCCAGGGGAAAGAAAGGTGGATATGTACAATGTTGACTTTGAGATTTTCCAAAAAGCTACTTCGGGTGGCTTTGTGCCTCCTGTTTCTTCATGCGAGACTGAACATGAAATTGAAACCCGCCTTCCTGTTAGAGAAAGTTCTTGGAGTATGCTAAGGCGAAAGTTTGTTTCCGGGAATATGAAGGATTTTGTCTTTTCAACAAAGTCTGGTATCTCTAGAATCTATCCTGATGATTCTATGTTTGCAACTAAACAACTAAATTCTTCTTCAATGTTGTCTTCATCGTCTTCatgttcatcttcttcatcatcagcCTCACCTTATCTCTCTCCGGACTCGATCTCGTCTGAT contains these protein-coding regions:
- the LOC132068170 gene encoding protein-tyrosine-phosphatase MKP1 codes for the protein MPGKEDASGGGADGSQDPCQLANGRRMYWRSASWSSSRTSLPPLNPDIEKDGLDPNGSSNCSQGRRQPLTPRSSFKARSCLPPLQPLAIARRSLDEWPRAGSDDIGEWGPLPSTPSSERLKLDLSNIHKNPPETNGGLVRREKIAFFDKKCSKVAEHVYLGGDAVARDKDILKQNGITHVLNCVGFVCPEYFKSDFVYRTLWLQDSPSEDITSILYDVFDYFEDVRVQNGRVFVHCCQGVSRSTSLVIAYLMWREGQSFDDAFEYVKAARGIADPNMGFACQLLQCQKRVHAFPLSPSSLLRMYRVAPHSPYDPLHLVPKMLNDPSPSGLDSRGAFIIHIPSAIYVWIGKKCEAMMERDARGAVCQIVRYEKVQGPIITVTEGEEPLYFWDAFSNFLPLMDKLKNGRDVVESSSKVCPGERKVDMYNVDFEIFQKATSGGFVPPVSSCETEHEIETRLPVRESSWSMLRRKFVSGNMKDFVFSTKSGISRIYPDDSMFATKQLNSSSMLSSSSSCSSSSSSASPYLSPDSISSDSSINSKCLSDSPLVSPSIIPSKISPQSISKTSKYIDVNFTSPKTSSQSAPALSKKFPLSIAERRGSLSKCLRLPMLTEVKNESLNEAATGGEILQSPQEIKGSKIDELQRSLEILSIVNPSDKEASVFSGFHESWEEKPVVYRWPSLEKLATCSIDDLDSKGAYIFIVPTSGFGKEAGKTVYVWVGRSFSCEISKIRQVNRKGLVGDPGEIDWKQAAIDVLHQMVLPIDTNIKGAAFRSCQRWFT